The Setaria viridis chromosome 6, Setaria_viridis_v4.0, whole genome shotgun sequence genome contains a region encoding:
- the LOC117859692 gene encoding uncharacterized protein, whose product MAVLAAAARRLLAPARSRRAFWSDSWSADPAAPSASSPPPDSKKKKAPSGSAHHRLAAVMDAVNERKLPPELRGRGNAVRSETDIVNVVEQRIWHSMEEGHFENLPGKGKPLNIDSNPHADPAEDTLYRILSRNGCAPEWVELNKEIRGMIASWRSALKKAWANQSEDDGFSWNDDCRILQEQIRQINDKVFRYNLIVPFGRQMFGLNWDKEVEKLKSE is encoded by the exons ATGGCGGTGCTGGCCGCCGcagcgcgccgcctcctcgcgcccgcccgcagccgccgcgcctTCTGGTCGGACTCCTGGAGCGCCGACCCGGCCgctccctccgcctcgtcgccgcccccggacagcaagaagaagaaggcgccgTCCGGGTCCGCCCACCACCGCCTGGCCGCCGTCATGGACGCCGTAAACGAGCGCAAGCTCCCTCCCGAGCTCCGCGGCCGAGGCAACGCAGTAAG GTCTGAAACTGACATTGTAAATGTCGTTGAACAAAGAATATGGCATTCAATGGAAGAAGGGCACTTTGAAAATCTACCAGGGAAGGGAAAACCCCTGAACATCGATTCCAATCCTCATGCCGATCCTGCTGAAGACACCCTTTACCGGATACTTTCGAGAAATGGTTGTGCACCTGAATGGGTTGAACTGAATAAGGAAATCCGTGGCATGATTGCAAGCTGGAGGTCAGCATTAAAGAAGGCTTGGGCAAACCAGTCTGAAGATGATGGTTTTAGCTGGAATGATGACTGCAGGATTCTCCAGGAACAAATTCGCCAGATAAATGATAAG GTTTTCCGGTACAACCTGATAGTACCTTTTGGGCGGCAGATGTTTGGTCTGAACTGGGACAAGGAGGTGGAAAAACTGAAGTCGGAATAA
- the LOC117862066 gene encoding polcalcin Phl p 7: MAETADMERIFKRFDTNGDGKISLSELTEALRTLGSTSADEVQRMMAEIDTDGDGCIDFNEFITFCNANPGLMKDVAKVF, translated from the coding sequence ATGGCGGAGACGGCGGACATGGAGCGGATCTTCAAGCGGTTCGACACCAACGGCGACGGCAAGATCTCGCTGTCGGAGCTGACGGAGGCGCTGCGGACGCTGGGGTCCACCTCCGCCGACGAGGTGCAGCGCATGATGGCGGAGATCGACACCGACGGCGACGGCTGCATCGACTTCAATGAGTTCATCACCTTCTGCAACGCCAACCCGGGGCTCATGAAGGACGTCGCAAAGGTCTTCTGA